The Geobacter sp. AOG2 genome includes a window with the following:
- a CDS encoding DUF2155 domain-containing protein encodes MPRILFIVALFLSAVLAGCQQNEQKPPLKIDAAKSHVTKKGTTVVVPPSAKNAWKAVKIAVIDKANIKETVYTIPIGSSISIPESSMNIEVEAFLPAFIMEGSVMTTSSNELKNPGAKVKITEKGNIIFKGWLFARFPTNTFMHPSYGFTLVDAVPAK; translated from the coding sequence ATGCCAAGAATTCTGTTCATTGTTGCGCTGTTCCTGTCGGCGGTCCTGGCAGGCTGCCAGCAAAACGAACAGAAGCCTCCGCTGAAAATAGATGCAGCAAAGTCGCATGTGACCAAGAAGGGAACGACGGTAGTCGTCCCCCCTTCCGCGAAAAACGCATGGAAGGCGGTGAAGATTGCCGTCATAGACAAGGCGAACATCAAGGAAACCGTCTACACCATCCCCATCGGCAGTTCAATTTCCATCCCCGAATCCTCCATGAACATTGAAGTTGAAGCCTTTCTTCCAGCCTTCATAATGGAGGGTTCCGTCATGACCACTTCCTCGAACGAACTGAAGAACCCCGGCGCAAAGGTCAAGATAACCGAAAAAGGGAACATCATCTTCAAGGGATGGCTTTTTGCGCGGTTTCCCACGAACACATTCATGCATCCGAGCTACGGCTTTACCCTTGTCGATGCCGTCCCCGCCAAATAG
- a CDS encoding NUDIX hydrolase: MNVSNREIIFNGLVYDVEQMLVEIGSRGNHIFQVIRHPGGAGVLPVHDDGSVSLIRQLRPAVNAVLLEVPAGRLSPGEPPLQCAGRELREETGMQAEQLVSLGMIHSSPGVFDEVIHLYAATGISQGEAEPEDDEEIEVVRMPFAEALAMAAEGRISDAKTIATLFRWDQRCRMQTT; the protein is encoded by the coding sequence ATGAACGTTTCCAACCGAGAGATCATTTTTAACGGACTGGTATACGATGTTGAACAGATGCTGGTGGAAATCGGCTCCCGAGGCAATCATATATTTCAGGTCATCCGCCACCCCGGCGGCGCCGGGGTTCTGCCGGTGCATGACGATGGCAGCGTATCGCTGATCCGGCAGCTTCGTCCGGCGGTTAACGCCGTTCTGCTGGAGGTGCCGGCCGGTCGTCTCAGCCCCGGGGAGCCGCCTCTTCAGTGCGCCGGTCGCGAGTTGCGGGAGGAGACGGGGATGCAGGCGGAGCAGTTGGTTTCGCTCGGTATGATTCATTCGTCCCCCGGTGTGTTCGATGAGGTCATCCACCTCTATGCGGCTACCGGCATCTCCCAGGGAGAAGCGGAACCGGAGGATGACGAGGAGATCGAGGTGGTCCGCATGCCCTTTGCCGAAGCGCTTGCCATGGCTGCCGAGGGGCGCATCAGCGATGCCAAAACCATAGCTACGCTTTTCAGATGGGACCAGAGATGCCGCATGCAAACTACCTGA
- a CDS encoding 1-acyl-sn-glycerol-3-phosphate acyltransferase, giving the protein MKVSFLRRSWVTFSCWVIGFYASALNRFSSKGAGQIPDSGGVLFTSNHISAYDTIFLPWAIVRHHPLQMVWAPAKEELFQKLVPRLLYSSWGAFPVRRGRDVKANRVINQLLADQKVMLFPEGTRHRDGRLGKGNRGVGKIIFDTRPTVIPTALTGVNHWKFPGFGQSATVVFGAPLDFSDLYCREDTRETHQLIVERVMNAIADLLKREGAYVGEA; this is encoded by the coding sequence ATGAAGGTATCGTTTCTGCGACGTAGTTGGGTGACATTTTCCTGCTGGGTGATCGGCTTCTATGCCTCGGCCCTGAACCGTTTTTCCTCCAAAGGAGCCGGGCAGATACCGGACAGCGGAGGCGTGTTATTTACCTCAAACCACATTTCCGCCTACGATACGATCTTTCTCCCCTGGGCCATCGTCAGGCATCACCCGTTGCAGATGGTGTGGGCTCCGGCCAAGGAAGAACTATTCCAGAAACTCGTGCCACGTCTTTTGTACTCCTCGTGGGGGGCTTTTCCAGTCAGGCGTGGACGCGACGTCAAGGCCAACCGGGTCATTAACCAACTGCTTGCCGACCAGAAGGTCATGCTCTTCCCCGAAGGAACGCGGCATAGGGACGGGCGTTTGGGTAAAGGCAACCGCGGCGTCGGCAAAATCATCTTCGACACCCGCCCCACGGTCATACCGACAGCACTAACCGGGGTGAACCACTGGAAGTTCCCGGGATTCGGACAATCCGCCACTGTTGTCTTCGGCGCCCCCCTCGATTTCAGCGACCTGTATTGTCGGGAAGACACACGGGAGACCCACCAACTCATTGTCGAGCGTGTCATGAACGCCATCGCCGATCTGCTGAAGAGAGAAGGTGCCTATGTCGGCGAAGCGTAA
- the rnhA gene encoding ribonuclease HI, with amino-acid sequence MSAKRKTEQTPSGEVVEIFCDGACSGNPGPGGYGAILRCQGRTKEISGGEAATTNNRMELTAAIAALRQLTRPCRVVLTTDSQYLVKGMTEWIGGWQRKGWQNSKKEPVVNRDLWETLLELARQHAIEWKWVRGHDGHCENERCDTLAREAITIQSRTKPT; translated from the coding sequence ATGTCGGCGAAGCGTAAAACCGAACAAACGCCATCAGGCGAGGTGGTTGAGATCTTTTGTGACGGAGCCTGCAGCGGCAACCCGGGTCCCGGCGGTTATGGCGCCATTCTGCGTTGTCAGGGGCGCACAAAAGAAATCTCCGGCGGGGAAGCGGCCACAACCAACAACCGTATGGAACTGACTGCCGCCATTGCAGCCTTGCGCCAACTGACGCGCCCCTGCCGGGTGGTCCTTACGACCGATTCCCAGTATCTGGTAAAGGGCATGACCGAATGGATTGGCGGGTGGCAACGCAAGGGCTGGCAAAACAGCAAAAAGGAACCGGTCGTCAATCGCGACTTGTGGGAGACGCTTCTGGAGCTTGCGCGACAACACGCCATAGAGTGGAAATGGGTCCGCGGCCATGACGGCCATTGCGAAAACGAACGCTGCGACACGTTGGCGCGTGAGGCGATCACCATCCAAAGCCGGACGAAACCGACCTGA